The window CGGTTGACGCAAAATGTTTTTAGGGATGAGCGTAGAGATGTGCTGCAATCTACGGATGCGGCGCTAGATTATCTACAGCGTCTACATAAACAGTTTGGAAGCTGGGATTTAGCCCTAGCTGCTTACAACTGGGGTGAGGGCAATGTCTCTAAAGCGCAGAAACGCAATCTTGCTGCAGGACTTCCAACGGACTATCTGAGTCTCAAAATGCCCAATGAGACTCGGAACTATGTGCCCAAGTTAATGGCTTATCGACAGATTGTGTTGGATCCACAGGCCTACGGTATTGTTTTGCCCGAACTGGAAAATCACCCTTACTTTGTGGCGGTAGATGTTGGGTCTGATATTGATGTTGATTTGGTGGTGAAGTTAAGCGAGATTCCGGATGCAGAGTTTCATAGTCTGAATCCCTCTTTTAATAAGCCAGTCATTTTGAGTAATGCCAATCAACAGATTTTGTTGCCATTCGGACATGCAGAAATCTTTCAAGAAAACCTTCGCAAGTACACCAAACCGCTGTCCTCATGGACTGCAGTTCAAGTCAGCAAGACAGAAAGCGTAGACCAGGCTGCCAAGACGCTGGGTGTTGATGTTGATACTTTGCGTGCAATTAATGACATCCCCAAAGGCATGCGTATTCGTTCGGGGTCGACTGTAATAGTGCCTAAAACTAGCCTTCGCCCAGGAGATATTTCGTCGGTGATGGCTGAGAATGGCAGTCTGAGCCTGGTCAAGCCAGCACCTCCGCCAGCTCCAGCCCCTCAAAAATGTGCAAAAGGGGCCAAATGCCCGGTTGTGAAATCTGCAAAAGGGGCAACTAAGGGTAATTCCTCTGCAAATAATGCTGCATCTCAGCATAAATCCGCATCGACAGGGCTTGCAAAATCTGCGAAAAATAGCACTACGACAGCAGCTAGCCCTTTAGTGAAGACAACGAACGCCAAAGGGGCTAGCAAGATTCAGTAATTTCAGAACTTTTTTACTTACTTGTTTAGGTTGACCATGTCCTATAAATCAGAACACGAACGCTCCATTAAAGACCCAGAAGGCTTCTGGGGAGAGCAGGCAATGCTCATTCATTGGGAAAAACCATTTAACAAGGTTCTGAATTATGCAAACCCGCCGTTTGCCAAATGGTTTGAAGGGGGTCTCACCAATCTTTGCTACAACGCAGTCGACCGTCACCTTAAAGATCGCCCCAATCAAATTGCTCTAGTTGCCGTTTCAACGGAAACGAATTTAGAAAAAGCTTATACATTCCAAGAGCTCTACGAAGAGGTGAATCGCATAGCTGCTATTTACAAAGCCAATGGAGTGCAAAAAGGCGATCGTGTATTGATTTATATGCCGATGATTGCTGAAGCTTGTTTTGCAATGCTTGCCTGTGCACGTATTGGTGCAATTCACTCGGTAGTGTTTGGTGGATTTGCCTCGCATAGTTTGGCGTCCCGCATCGATGATGCAAAACCCATAATGATTGTGACTGCCGAGGCTGGATCCCGTGGCGGTAAGGCAGTACCTTATAAGCCATTATTGGATGAAGCAATTACTCTAGCTCACTACAAACCCGAAAAAGTCTTGATCGTTAATCGCGGTCTTGCTGAGTTCACCATGGTGGCTGGGCGTGATCTGGATTACGCCACTGAGCGCCAAAAACACCTCAACGATCTAGTGCCAATTGAATGGGTTGACGCGACTCATACATCTTATATTTTGTATACCTCGGGTACTACTGGTAAGCCGAAGGGTGTGCAGCGGGACACAGGTGGTTACGCAGTTGCGCTGGCTTCAACTATGAAGCATATTTTTTGTGGTAATCCTGGTGAGACGATGTTCTGTACATCCGATATTGGCTGGGTCGTAGGTCATAGCTACATTATTTATGCACCGCTTATTAATGGTATGGCAACCATCCTGTATGAGGGTACGCCACTGCGTCCTGATGCGGGTATCTGGTGGGAATTGGTTGAGAAATACAAAGTATCTGTGATGTTCTCTGCTCCAACAGCGGTACGCGTTCTCAAGAAGCAGGATCCTGCATTTCTTACAAAATATGATCTTTCCAGCTTGAAAGCCCTGTTCCTGGCGGGTGAGCCTTTGGATGAGCCAACGGCGACATGGATTCATGATGCGATTAAGAAACCGATTGTCGATAACTACTGGCAAACTGAAACTGGTTGGCCTATGTTGGCAATTCAGCGTGGTGTAGAGGTGATGCCGCATAAGTTTGGCTCCCCTGGTGTCCCATCATTTGGCTACAACATGAAGTTGTTGGATGACGCTACATCAGAAGAATTGGGCCCAGATCGCAAGGGTGTGATTGCGATTGAAGGTCCATTGCCCCCCGGTTGTATGCAAACTGTTTGGGGGGATGACAAGCGTTTCGTTAGCACCTATTGGGAGACTATTCCCGGCAAAACAATTTACTCTACTTTTGACTGGGGTATTAAGGATGCGGATGGCTACTTCTTTATTTTGGGCCGAACCGATGATGTTATTAACGTTGCTGGACACCGCTTAGGTACCCGTGAGATCGAAGAGAGTATCTCTGGTCATCCCAATATTTCTGAGGTAGCGGTGGTAGGTATTGAAGACAAACTGAAAGGTCAGGCGGCCATTGCTTTTGTCATTCCAAAAGACGCTTCAAATACTGCCAACTTGGAGGCGGAGTGTATGAAGACGGTAGACAAGACATTGGGTGCGATTGCTCGTCCAGGTCGGGTATATATTGTGACCGCATTACCCAAGACCCGATCTGGCAAGATTGTTCGTCGGGCACTGCAGGCTATTGCTGAAGGGCGCGATCCTGGTGATATCAGTACGATGGAAGATCAGTCCGTTTTGGCTCAAATTAAGACCATTATTGAGCAGGGCGCCCAGCCTTAAGCTGGTTCGCTCTAAGCAAAATAAGCCTCTCAGTCCTGTGGCTCAGGGGCTTATTACCCTCTCAGCCTAAGTGGCTAGGAATCTAAGGGTTTATAGGTAAAACTGGTATCATTGTCATGTTCAAAACTTAATAAATTACCCTAGCGCTTAAAGACACTCACCTCCCGCACAAACAGTCCTGGGTTGGTCTTTTTGGGGTGTTGAGCGTCGGATGGAGCAGGGACTGGAGATGGTTTGTCACCCTTGCTTCCTTCTTTTCCCCCCGCCGTATTGGCTTTAGCCGACGGCACACTTTTTCCCGGTCTGAGTATTGGCGCCCCTGGCGAAACTACCGGCGAAGTGGTTTTTAATACCGCACTGACTGGTTATCAAGAGATCATTACCGATCCTAGTTACTCGCGCCAAATTGTGACCTTAACGTATCCCCATATTGGAAACGTTGGAGTAAATCATCAGGATGCAGAGTCAGATCGAATCCATGCTGCTGGTCTGGTTGTAAAAGATCTCTCTAGGCGAGTTTCGAACTTCCGCTCTGAAGAAAGTCTTGACAGTTATTTGACCAAAGCGGGCGTAGTAGGGATATCCGGTATCGATACCCGTAAGCTCACCCGTATCCTCCGTGATACAGGTGCTCAGTCTGGTGCAATTGTTGCTGGCAAGATGGGTGACGACATAGAAACCCTCGCCAAGAAAGCCTTGGAATTGGCGAAGGCCTTTCCTGGTATGTCCGGCTTAGACCTGGCTAAAGTCGTAACGACTACAACGCCTTATCAATGGCGCGAAGCCGAGTGGGAGCTGCATGGTCCCGAGGATAGGCCAATATATAAAACCTTGGATACCAATAAGCCAATCAAAAAAGTGGTTGCTTATGATTTTGGCGTCAAGCGTAATATTTTGCGCATGCTGACCGAGCGAGGTTGTGAGCTAACCGTAGTGCCTGCGCAGACTACCGCCGCTGAGGTATTTGCTATGAATCCCGATGGCGTGTTCTTCTCAAATGGTCCTGGAGACCCCGGTCCTTGCGATTACGCGATTACTGCCGCTAAGGAAATCATTGAGAAGGGTATTCCTACTTTTGGCATCTGCTTGGGACATCAAATCATGGGCTTAGCTGCTGGTGCTAAAACACTGAAGATGAAGTTTGGTCACCACGGTGCAAACCATCCTGTTAAAGATTTGGATACCGGGCGCGTGGCGATTACTTCCCAGAATCATGGTTTTGCTGTTGATGCCAATTCTTTGCCTGACAACGTTCGTGTCACGCATGTTTCTTTATTTGACGGATCCTTGCAAGGTCTTGCTTGGAAAGATAAACCTGCTTTGTGTTTCCAGGGCCATCCTGAGGCCTCACCAGGTCCTCATGACATTGCCTATTTATTTGATCGTTTTGTGGAGCTAATGAATGCTGCCGCTGTTGGTAATAAGGGGGGCAAATAATGCCTAAGCGTAGCGACATTCAGAGTATCTTGATTATTGGTGCTGGTCCAATTGTGATTGGACAGGCTTGTGAATTTGACTATTCCGGTGCGCAGGCTTGCAAAGCCTTGCGTGATGAAGGCTACAAAGTCATTTTGGTCAACAGTAATCCTGCGACCATCATGACTGACCCAGAAATGGCGGATGTGACTTACATTGAGCCAATTACTTGGGAAGTGGTAGAGCGCATTATTGCCACAGAAAAACCCGATGCGATTTTGCCAACGATGGGTGGTCAAACTGCCTTGAACTGCGCGCTCGATTTGCATCGCCATGGTGTTCTCGAAAAATACGGTTGCGAATTGATTGGCGCTTCACCTGAGGCGATTGATAAAGCAGAAGACCGTCAGAAGTTTAAAGATGCTATGACCAAAATTGGTCTAGGCTCTGCGAAGTCTGGTATTGCGCACTCCATGGATGAGGCGCATGAAGTACAGCAGCGCATTCAGAAGGAAACGGGTAGCTTAGGTTTTCCAGTTGTTATTCGTCCTTCATTCACGATGGGTGGATCTGGTGGTGGTATTGCCTATAACCGTGAAGAGTTTGAAGAGATCTGTAAACGTGGTTTAGATTTGTCGCCCACCCGTGAACTGTTGATTGAAGAGTCTCTGTTGGGTTGGAAAGAGTTTGAAATGGAAGTCGTGCGTGACCGCGCCGATAACTGCATCATCGTTTGCTCAATTGAAAACTTGGACCCAATGGGCGTGCATACCGGTGACTCGATTACGGTTGCTCCAGCGCAAACTTTGACTGATAAAGAGTATCAAATTCTGCGGAATGCTTCAGTTGCGGTATTGCGTGAGATCGGCGTGGATACTGGCGGCTCGAATGTCCAGTTTTCGATCAATCCAGTTGACGGTCGTATGATCGTCATCGAGATGAACCCACGCGTTTCACGTTCATCTGCTTTGGCCTCTAAAGCGACTGGTTTCCCGATTGCCAAGATTGCTGCCAAGCTGGCAGTAGGCTATACGCTGGATGAGTTGAAAAATGACATCACTGGGGGCGCTACTCCAGCATCCTTTGAGCCTTCAATCGATTACGTTGTGACTAAGATTCCGCGCTTTGCGTTTGAGAAATTCCCCCAGGCTGATTCTCGTTTAACTACGCAGATGAAATCCGTAGGTGAGGTGATGGCGATCGGTCGCACCTTCCAAGAGTCTTTCCAGAAAGCGCTTCGAGGCCTCGAGGTTGGTGTTGATGGTCTCGATGAAGTTTCTACAGACCTCGATGACATCATTCAAGAGATCGGCGAGCCAGGCCCAGATCGTATTTGGTATTTGGCTGATGCTTTCCGTATGGGTATGGGTCTCGATGAGGTTTACAACGAGACTAAAATAGATCCTTGGTTCTTGGAGCAGATCGAAGAGCTCATCACGATGGAAACTGAGCTAAAGCAGCGCAAGATCGATAGCTTGTCTGCTCCTGAGTTGCGCTTCATCAAGCAAAAAGGTTTTTCGGATCGCCGCTTAGCGAAATTATTGGGGGTGGATGCTTCCTCAGTACGTGCAGCCCGTCATCGTCTCAAAGTATTGCCTGTATATAAGCGGGTAGACACCTGTGCGGCTGAATTTTCAACTAACACTGCATACTTGTATTCCACCTATGAAGCAGAGCATGGCGAGTGTGAATCCAATCCAAGTACTAAAGACAAAATTATGGTCTTAGGTGGTGGTCCAAACCGTATTGGCCAAGGTATTGAGTTCGACTATTGCTGCGTCCACGCGGCTCTTGCCATGCGTGAAGATGGCTACGAAACCATTATGGTGAACTGCAACCCAGAAACCGTTTCTACTGACTACGATACTTCGGATCGTTTGTACTTTGAACCATTGACCCTCGAAGATGTTTTAGAAATCGTTGCGATTGAAAAACCCAAAGGTGTGATCGTGCAGTATGGTGGTCAGACTCCTTTGAAGTTGGCACTGGATCTTGAGGCTAATGGCGTTCCTATTATTGGCACATCACCAGACATGATTGATGCTGCAGAAGATCGTGAGCGCTTTCAGAAGTTGTTGCATGAGCTGAACTTGCGTCAGCCGCCTAATCGTACTGCGCGTGCTGAAGACGAGGCTCTTAAACTCGCAGAAGAAATTGGTTATCCACTCGTTGTTCGTCCTTCCTATGTACTGGGTGGTCGCGCCATGGAAATTGTTCATGACGGCCGCGATCTCGAGCGTTACATGCGTGAAGCAGTAAAGGTCTCCCATGACTCACCCGTTTTATTGGATCGTTTTTTAAACGATGCCATTGAGTGTGATGTCGATTGCATCAGCGATGGTCAACAAGTGTTTATCGGTGGCGTAATGGAGCATATTGAGCAAGCTGGAGTTCACTCTGGTGACTCCGCCTGTTCATTGCCACCTTATTCTTTGTCTGATGAGACCATTGCAGAAATCAAGCGCCAAACTGCCGCGATGGCCAAGGGTCTTAATGTTGTTGGTTTAATGAACGTACAGTTTGCAATCCAGAATGTTGACGGTAAAGATGTCATTTACGTGCTTGAGGTAAACCCGCGTGCCTCCCGTACCGTACCATTTGTATCTAAGGCGACGGGTTTGCAATTAGCTAAGATTGCCGCTCGTTGTATGGTTGGTCAAACCTTGGAGCAGCAGGGTATCCTGAATGAAATCAAGCCCCCTTACTTTTCTGTAAAAGAAGCTGTGTTTCCATTTAATAAATTCCCAGGCATTGATCCAATCCTGGGGCCAGAGATGCGCTCTACCGGCGAGGTCATGGGTGTGGGCAAAACATTTGGTGAGGCACTCTTTAAGTCTCAGTTAGGCGCCGGTGTTAAGTTGCCGAAAAGCGGAACAGTATTGCTAACAGTAAAAGACAGTGATAAGCCCAAGGCAGTTGAGGTCGCAAAACTCTTGCATCAGCTGGGATTCCCAATGGTGGCCACGAAAGGGACTGCTGCTGCAATTGAAGCAGCTGGTTTACCGGTTCGAGTCGTGAATAAGGTAAAAGACGGTCGCCCACATATCGTTGACTTAATCAAGAATGGTGAGATCTCACTCGTGTTTACCACTGTTGATGAAACTCGTACTGCGATTGCGGATTCACGTTCGATTCGTACTAGTGCGCAAGCGAATAATGTGACTTATTACACCACTATTAGCGCCGCACGTGCGGTCATGGATGGATTGATGACATCACAGAATGGCAATAAAGGGTCTCTTGAAGTATATTCATTGCAGAATCTGCATCAGACTCTTAATTAATTCAAGTTAGGTAGAAGCATGAGCACAATTCCTATTACCAAGCATGGCGCAGCCCTTCTCAAGGAAGAGCTGCATCGTTTAAAGCATATTGAGCGTCCATCGGTGATCATTGCGATCTCTGAAGCACGTGCTCAAGGCGATCTTTCAGAGAATGCTGAGTACGACGCTGCTAAAGAGAAGCAAGGCTTTATCGAAGGTCGTATTCAGGAACTCGAAGGCAAGCTTTCTGCAGCGCAGATTATTGACCCAGCCAGTCTTGATGTAAACGGACGCATCGTATTTGGAGCGACAGTTGATCTTGAGGATTTGGAAGATGGCACTAAGCTCACCTACCAAATTGTTGGTGATGATGAGGCTGATATTGCAGTAAGCAAGATCTCCATTAGCTCACCAATTGCACGCGCTTTAATTGGCAAAGAAGAGGGTGATGTCGTCGCAGTTCAGGCGCCAGGTGGTAATCGCGAAGTAGAGATTCTCGCGGTTCGTTACATCTAATAGCGGCATCCTTCAGAAAGCTAAGATGCGGAATCTAGATGCCTCAAATTACATCGGGGCTCAGAGATTATTTATTCTGATTGCAGGCTTGTGGGTAGGCAGCTTACTCGCCGTAGGTTATCTCGTTGCTCCAGCTATCTTTAGCACTATGACCGATCGCCAGGCTGCCGGTATGGTTGCTGGTAGCATTTTTAGGATAGAGGCCTATCTCAGTTTGATCGTATGTATCGGCTTAATGGTGCTTGCCAACCTATTGGTCAATCGCGGCCTGCATCAATTCAGAATCATTCGTTGGATTTTATTAGCAATGTTGCTTTGTTCAATTGCGGCTGCGTTCATCTTCATCCCTTGGATGAATTCCTTAAGAGATGATGCTCTGCTTCAAGGTATGCCGGTGATGCTTTCTCCCTCGGCGACGCTGTTTGGACGATTACATGGCGCTTCTAGCATTTTCTTTATGCTGCAGAGTATTTTGGGAATTTATTTGGTCTGGCGTTTAAGCGATAGACAGCAATAACCAGCAACAAACAGCAACAAACAGCAACAACAAAAAACGCCGACTAGCGGCGTTTCTTATTTGGTAGAGTTACATTCTTCAATGCGCTTGATATCAAGAGCCGAGTGATTTCTTCTTAGTGCTGCTCATGCGTTCTTTGCGCCTCTTAATTGGGGCAGGAGCCGCCGCTGCCTTGCGGTAGCCTGGTGATGACCAGCCAATCTTGGACTCCGCAGCGTCCGCACGCAGAACGCGTTTCTTCGGCGTAGCGCTTTTCACAGCAGCAGCTCTTTCGAAGGGGGACTTGTTTGAGGCAGAGCGTCGGTCCGATCTCTCCGAGGTGCTGGTACGAATACCTGTCTTGGTAACTACGCGATTTGGCTGACGCTTAGTGCGAGGCGCTTGCAATGATTTTTTGGTTTGCTTGCTTGATCTGCCTAAGTTGGCAAAAGCTTCATCCACCACATCTTTTGGCTTCCAGAGGACGAGTAGTTTTCCAATATGCTGAACAGGTGCTGCATCCAGTTTGTCACAGAGCTCTTCATAGATGGCAACACGCGCTTCGCGCTCGTCGCCAAAAACGCGAACTTTGATTAAGCCGTGATGAGAAATGGCCAATTTAGCCTCTTTAATCACGCCAGGAGTCAGGCCATCGCCGCCAATCATGATCACGGGACTCAGGTCATGAGCGTCAGCTTTAAGGGATTTGCGTTGTGCGGGGGTAATAGTAAGTGCAGTCATGGCCTCGATGATAGAGCATTAGGGCTTGTAAAACGGGGCTTTCACCACCATATAGTCATGAATTTAGGCGTTTTACGTCGATTCCTTTTGCCTTAGCTGGCATAAACAAGGAAAATAGAAGTCGAAAGTGGGTAAGTTGTGGCAAAGAATAAATTTAATAAAAGTTGGTTACAAGATCACCTCAATGATCCTTACGTCAAAATGGCCCAAAAAGAGGGTTATCGTGCACGCGCCGTCTATAAGCTAAGCGAAATAGATGAGCAAGACCGACTTATCAAAGCAGGCATGACCATTGTGGATCTTGGGAGCGCTCCTGGGAGCTGGTCGCAGTACGCCCGCAATCGATTGACCGAACTTGGCAAACACAATCCGAATATTGAATCTGGCAAGCCTGATGGAATCATTATTGCGATCGATATTCTGCCGATGGAAGATATTGCGGATGTTTCCTTTATTCAAGGAGATTTCCGAGAGGATGAGGGTTTGCAGGCCTTAGAGGCACTTTTGCCGGCTGATGCGGGCGGCAAAGTGGACCTTGTGTTGTCCGATATGGCGCCCAACCTATCCGGTGTAGGTGTTGCTGATGCCGCTCGGATGGCCTTTTTGGCTGAAATCGCCTTGGATTTTTCTCTTCAGCACCTGAAGCCAGAAGGGGCCTTATTAATTAAGTGCTTCAATGGCAGTGGTTACAGTCAAATCGTAGAATCTTTCAAAAAGGTCTTTAAAACGGTCGCCTCCAGAAAACCTAAAGCTTCTCGGGCGAAGTCCTCGGAAATCTTTTTATTGGGCCGTGACCTCAAACAAGCTAAATAACCCCCTAAAAACAGGGGTTTATCAAATAAAGTCGCTCCCAACCCTTGAAAAAGCCTAGTAGTAGAATCAAATACTCAGATATAGCAATCCGCTTTAACTCCCGGATTAATCCGGCAAAGGTCTCCTGTTGAATAACAATATGCTGCAAAAAATTGGTGTATGGCTCATTGTGGGCCTGGTGCTCTTTACTGTTTTCAAACAGTTTGACAAGCCAAGAGATCAGACTCAGGTCACTTATTCTCAATTCATGGATGATGCCAAAGCTGGCAAAGTGAAGCGAGTAGATGTACAGGGCCGCACACTTCAAGTCACCCCAAATGACGGTACCAAATACTCCATCATCTCTCCAGGAGATATTTGGATGGTTGGCGATCTCATGAAGTACGGCGTTCAAGTTACCGGCAAAGCAGACGATGAGCCAAATATGTTGGTTTCTGCTTTGTATTACCTCGGACCTACTTTATTGATCATTGGTTTTTGGTTCTTCATGATGCGTCAAATGCAGGGCGGCGGGAAAGGCGGAGCATTTTCTTTCGGCAAATCCAAAGCACGTCTGGTTGATGAGAACAGCAACACCGTTACCTTCGCAGATGTTGCAGGTTGCGATGAGGCAAAAGAAGAAGTCTTT is drawn from Polynucleobacter arcticus and contains these coding sequences:
- the carB gene encoding carbamoyl-phosphate synthase large subunit, producing the protein MPKRSDIQSILIIGAGPIVIGQACEFDYSGAQACKALRDEGYKVILVNSNPATIMTDPEMADVTYIEPITWEVVERIIATEKPDAILPTMGGQTALNCALDLHRHGVLEKYGCELIGASPEAIDKAEDRQKFKDAMTKIGLGSAKSGIAHSMDEAHEVQQRIQKETGSLGFPVVIRPSFTMGGSGGGIAYNREEFEEICKRGLDLSPTRELLIEESLLGWKEFEMEVVRDRADNCIIVCSIENLDPMGVHTGDSITVAPAQTLTDKEYQILRNASVAVLREIGVDTGGSNVQFSINPVDGRMIVIEMNPRVSRSSALASKATGFPIAKIAAKLAVGYTLDELKNDITGGATPASFEPSIDYVVTKIPRFAFEKFPQADSRLTTQMKSVGEVMAIGRTFQESFQKALRGLEVGVDGLDEVSTDLDDIIQEIGEPGPDRIWYLADAFRMGMGLDEVYNETKIDPWFLEQIEELITMETELKQRKIDSLSAPELRFIKQKGFSDRRLAKLLGVDASSVRAARHRLKVLPVYKRVDTCAAEFSTNTAYLYSTYEAEHGECESNPSTKDKIMVLGGGPNRIGQGIEFDYCCVHAALAMREDGYETIMVNCNPETVSTDYDTSDRLYFEPLTLEDVLEIVAIEKPKGVIVQYGGQTPLKLALDLEANGVPIIGTSPDMIDAAEDRERFQKLLHELNLRQPPNRTARAEDEALKLAEEIGYPLVVRPSYVLGGRAMEIVHDGRDLERYMREAVKVSHDSPVLLDRFLNDAIECDVDCISDGQQVFIGGVMEHIEQAGVHSGDSACSLPPYSLSDETIAEIKRQTAAMAKGLNVVGLMNVQFAIQNVDGKDVIYVLEVNPRASRTVPFVSKATGLQLAKIAARCMVGQTLEQQGILNEIKPPYFSVKEAVFPFNKFPGIDPILGPEMRSTGEVMGVGKTFGEALFKSQLGAGVKLPKSGTVLLTVKDSDKPKAVEVAKLLHQLGFPMVATKGTAAAIEAAGLPVRVVNKVKDGRPHIVDLIKNGEISLVFTTVDETRTAIADSRSIRTSAQANNVTYYTTISAARAVMDGLMTSQNGNKGSLEVYSLQNLHQTLN
- a CDS encoding YhbY family RNA-binding protein — translated: MTALTITPAQRKSLKADAHDLSPVIMIGGDGLTPGVIKEAKLAISHHGLIKVRVFGDEREARVAIYEELCDKLDAAPVQHIGKLLVLWKPKDVVDEAFANLGRSSKQTKKSLQAPRTKRQPNRVVTKTGIRTSTSERSDRRSASNKSPFERAAAVKSATPKKRVLRADAAESKIGWSSPGYRKAAAAPAPIKRRKERMSSTKKKSLGS
- the carA gene encoding glutamine-hydrolyzing carbamoyl-phosphate synthase small subunit; amino-acid sequence: MLPSFPPAVLALADGTLFPGLSIGAPGETTGEVVFNTALTGYQEIITDPSYSRQIVTLTYPHIGNVGVNHQDAESDRIHAAGLVVKDLSRRVSNFRSEESLDSYLTKAGVVGISGIDTRKLTRILRDTGAQSGAIVAGKMGDDIETLAKKALELAKAFPGMSGLDLAKVVTTTTPYQWREAEWELHGPEDRPIYKTLDTNKPIKKVVAYDFGVKRNILRMLTERGCELTVVPAQTTAAEVFAMNPDGVFFSNGPGDPGPCDYAITAAKEIIEKGIPTFGICLGHQIMGLAAGAKTLKMKFGHHGANHPVKDLDTGRVAITSQNHGFAVDANSLPDNVRVTHVSLFDGSLQGLAWKDKPALCFQGHPEASPGPHDIAYLFDRFVELMNAAAVGNKGGK
- a CDS encoding DUF4149 domain-containing protein; its protein translation is MRNLDASNYIGAQRLFILIAGLWVGSLLAVGYLVAPAIFSTMTDRQAAGMVAGSIFRIEAYLSLIVCIGLMVLANLLVNRGLHQFRIIRWILLAMLLCSIAAAFIFIPWMNSLRDDALLQGMPVMLSPSATLFGRLHGASSIFFMLQSILGIYLVWRLSDRQQ
- a CDS encoding transglycosylase SLT domain-containing protein, coding for MAWRSMWPYMAVLLIALLSGCASTGDWSSDTPTRQDPRAAKAKRVNLQNQSVSDIYAPSSNLWIRIRDGFEMEPMNTPLEIAQVRWLSARPDYVHRSMARSSRYLFYIVQEVNARKMPTEIALLPFVESAFVMPAKSSAKAMGLWQFMPATGKDFRLTQNVFRDERRDVLQSTDAALDYLQRLHKQFGSWDLALAAYNWGEGNVSKAQKRNLAAGLPTDYLSLKMPNETRNYVPKLMAYRQIVLDPQAYGIVLPELENHPYFVAVDVGSDIDVDLVVKLSEIPDAEFHSLNPSFNKPVILSNANQQILLPFGHAEIFQENLRKYTKPLSSWTAVQVSKTESVDQAAKTLGVDVDTLRAINDIPKGMRIRSGSTVIVPKTSLRPGDISSVMAENGSLSLVKPAPPPAPAPQKCAKGAKCPVVKSAKGATKGNSSANNAASQHKSASTGLAKSAKNSTTTAASPLVKTTNAKGASKIQ
- a CDS encoding RlmE family RNA methyltransferase, producing MAKNKFNKSWLQDHLNDPYVKMAQKEGYRARAVYKLSEIDEQDRLIKAGMTIVDLGSAPGSWSQYARNRLTELGKHNPNIESGKPDGIIIAIDILPMEDIADVSFIQGDFREDEGLQALEALLPADAGGKVDLVLSDMAPNLSGVGVADAARMAFLAEIALDFSLQHLKPEGALLIKCFNGSGYSQIVESFKKVFKTVASRKPKASRAKSSEIFLLGRDLKQAK
- a CDS encoding propionate--CoA ligase, coding for MSYKSEHERSIKDPEGFWGEQAMLIHWEKPFNKVLNYANPPFAKWFEGGLTNLCYNAVDRHLKDRPNQIALVAVSTETNLEKAYTFQELYEEVNRIAAIYKANGVQKGDRVLIYMPMIAEACFAMLACARIGAIHSVVFGGFASHSLASRIDDAKPIMIVTAEAGSRGGKAVPYKPLLDEAITLAHYKPEKVLIVNRGLAEFTMVAGRDLDYATERQKHLNDLVPIEWVDATHTSYILYTSGTTGKPKGVQRDTGGYAVALASTMKHIFCGNPGETMFCTSDIGWVVGHSYIIYAPLINGMATILYEGTPLRPDAGIWWELVEKYKVSVMFSAPTAVRVLKKQDPAFLTKYDLSSLKALFLAGEPLDEPTATWIHDAIKKPIVDNYWQTETGWPMLAIQRGVEVMPHKFGSPGVPSFGYNMKLLDDATSEELGPDRKGVIAIEGPLPPGCMQTVWGDDKRFVSTYWETIPGKTIYSTFDWGIKDADGYFFILGRTDDVINVAGHRLGTREIEESISGHPNISEVAVVGIEDKLKGQAAIAFVIPKDASNTANLEAECMKTVDKTLGAIARPGRVYIVTALPKTRSGKIVRRALQAIAEGRDPGDISTMEDQSVLAQIKTIIEQGAQP
- the greA gene encoding transcription elongation factor GreA, which translates into the protein MSTIPITKHGAALLKEELHRLKHIERPSVIIAISEARAQGDLSENAEYDAAKEKQGFIEGRIQELEGKLSAAQIIDPASLDVNGRIVFGATVDLEDLEDGTKLTYQIVGDDEADIAVSKISISSPIARALIGKEEGDVVAVQAPGGNREVEILAVRYI